The following are encoded together in the Streptococcus oralis genome:
- the dusB gene encoding tRNA dihydrouridine synthase DusB encodes MTNLNTPFMIGNVEIPNRTVLAPMAGVTNSAFRTIAKELGAGLVVMEMVSDKGIQYNNEKTLHMLHIDEGENPVSIQLFGSDEDSLARAAEFIQENTKTDIVDINMGCPVNKIVKNEAGAMWLKDPDKIYSIINKVQSVLDIPLTVKMRTGWSDPSLAVENALAAEAAGVSALAMHGRTREQMYTGHADLETLHKVAQALTKIPFIANGDIRTVQEAKQRIEEVGADAVMIGRAAMGNPYLFNQINHYFETGEILPDLTFEDKMKIAYEHLKRLINLKGENVAVREFRGLAPHYLRGTSGAAKLRGAISQANTLAEIEALLQLDKV; translated from the coding sequence GTGACAAATCTTAATACACCTTTTATGATTGGCAATGTTGAGATTCCCAATCGTACCGTTCTAGCGCCCATGGCTGGTGTCACCAACTCAGCCTTTCGTACTATCGCAAAAGAGCTCGGAGCTGGACTTGTTGTCATGGAAATGGTCTCTGACAAAGGAATCCAATACAACAACGAAAAAACCCTGCACATGCTTCATATTGATGAAGGAGAAAACCCAGTTTCTATCCAACTTTTTGGTAGCGACGAAGATAGCCTCGCACGCGCAGCAGAATTCATACAAGAAAATACCAAGACTGATATCGTCGATATCAACATGGGTTGCCCAGTTAACAAAATCGTGAAAAATGAAGCTGGCGCTATGTGGCTCAAGGACCCAGACAAGATCTACTCTATTATTAACAAGGTCCAATCTGTCCTTGATATCCCCCTCACTGTCAAAATGCGTACAGGATGGTCTGATCCATCCCTCGCCGTGGAAAATGCCCTCGCTGCAGAGGCTGCAGGTGTCTCTGCCCTCGCTATGCATGGCCGTACCCGCGAACAAATGTATACTGGCCACGCAGACCTTGAGACCCTTCACAAGGTCGCTCAAGCTTTGACAAAAATTCCATTCATCGCCAACGGTGACATCCGTACGGTCCAAGAAGCCAAACAGCGTATCGAAGAAGTCGGGGCTGACGCTGTCATGATTGGTCGCGCTGCTATGGGAAATCCCTACCTCTTCAACCAAATCAATCACTATTTTGAAACTGGAGAAATTCTCCCTGACTTGACTTTCGAAGACAAGATGAAAATCGCCTACGAGCACTTGAAACGCTTGATTAACCTCAAAGGAGAAAACGTAGCCGTTCGTGAATTCCGTGGCCTCGCTCCTCACTATCTCCGGGGTACATCTGGCGCAGCCAAACTTCGTGGAGCCATTTCACAAGCTAACACCCTGGCAGAGATTGAAGCCCTCTTGCAATTAGACAAAGTATAG
- a CDS encoding NUDIX domain-containing protein produces the protein MADIKIPEGMTEKEYYEIHASQEEFLDWYYKQELPQYEKPSVTVDMVAYCFVEGKIKLLLIRRKAHPYQNCLALVGGFMDKGEEAAHACQREVREEVNLDLPLEKIEQLMTVSTPGRDPRGWTVTIAHLVYLPSRALDLVQAGDDAKDVVFVDVDFRTGKCFLEGVELEERAFAFDHYAIIQESIKRIQGRLDWNPTFLYLLEEEFTVYEGTELVNLINPGRPIVSNNFLVKYGEYVEEVGLKRVPKKKPRKTYRLK, from the coding sequence ATGGCAGACATAAAGATTCCAGAAGGGATGACGGAAAAAGAGTATTATGAAATCCATGCCAGTCAGGAGGAGTTTTTAGACTGGTACTACAAGCAGGAACTCCCTCAATATGAAAAACCAAGTGTGACAGTGGATATGGTGGCCTACTGCTTTGTTGAAGGAAAGATCAAGCTCCTGCTGATCCGTCGCAAGGCTCACCCTTATCAAAACTGTTTGGCTTTGGTTGGAGGCTTTATGGATAAGGGAGAGGAAGCTGCGCATGCCTGTCAACGCGAGGTGAGAGAAGAAGTCAATCTCGATCTACCTTTGGAAAAAATCGAGCAATTGATGACGGTATCAACCCCCGGTCGTGATCCACGGGGGTGGACAGTGACCATTGCCCACTTGGTTTATCTGCCTAGTCGCGCATTAGACCTCGTTCAGGCTGGAGACGATGCTAAGGATGTGGTTTTTGTAGATGTGGATTTTCGGACGGGCAAGTGCTTCTTAGAGGGAGTAGAGTTGGAGGAGAGAGCCTTCGCCTTTGACCATTATGCTATTATCCAAGAGTCCATCAAACGAATCCAAGGCCGTCTCGATTGGAATCCGACCTTCCTTTATCTGCTGGAAGAGGAGTTCACTGTCTACGAAGGAACTGAACTAGTCAATCTCATCAACCCAGGTCGCCCAATCGTCAGCAATAACTTTCTCGTAAAATACGGCGAATATGTAGAAGAAGTCGGACTCAAACGAGTTCCCAAAAAGAAACCAAGAAAAACCTATCGATTGAAATAA
- a CDS encoding ATP-dependent Clp protease ATP-binding subunit, with product MNYSKALNECIESAYMVASHFGARYLESWHLLIAMSNHSYSVAGATLNDYPYEMDRLEEVALELTETDYSQDETFTELPFSHRLEVLFAEAEYVASVVHAKVLGTEHVLYAILHDGNALATRILERAGFSYEDQKDQVRIAALRRNLEERAGWTREDLKALRQRHRTVTDKQNSMANMMGMPQAQSGGLEDYTHDLTEQARSGKLEPVIGRDKEISRMIQILSRKTKNNPVLVGDAGVGKTALALGLAQRIASGDVPAEMVKMRVLELDLMNVVAGTRFRGDFEERMNNIIKDIEEDGKVILFIDELHTIMGSGSGIDSTLDAANILKPALARGTLRTVGATTQEEYQKHIEKDAALSRRFAKVTIEEPSLADSMTILQGLKATYEKHHRVQITDEAVETAVKMAHRYLTSRHLPDSAIDLLDEAAATVQNKSKHVKADDSGLSPADKALMDGKWKQAAQLIAKEEEVPVYKDLVTESDILTTLSRLSGIPVQKLTQTDAKKYLNLEAELHKRVIGQDQAVSSISRAIRRNQSGIRSHKRPIGSFMFLGPTGVGKTELAKALAEVLFDDESALIRFDMSEYMEKFAASRLNGAPPGYVGYEEGGELTEKVRNKPYSVLLFDEVEKAHPDIFNVLLQVLDDGVLTDSKGRKVDFSNTIIIMTSNLGATALRDDKTVGFGAKDLRFDQENMEKRIFEELKKAYRPEFINRIDEKVVFHSLDSKHMQEIVKIMVKPLIASLAEKGIDLKLQASALKLLASQGYDPEMGARPLRRTLQTEVEDKLAELLLKGELVAGKTLKIGVKAGQLKFDIA from the coding sequence ATGAACTATTCAAAAGCATTGAATGAATGTATCGAGAGTGCCTACATGGTTGCGAGCCATTTTGGAGCCCGTTACCTAGAGTCTTGGCATTTATTGATTGCCATGTCCAATCACAGTTACAGTGTGGCAGGTGCAACTCTAAATGATTATCCTTATGAAATGGATCGTTTAGAAGAGGTTGCGTTGGAACTGACTGAAACGGATTATAGCCAAGACGAAACTTTTACGGAATTGCCCTTTTCCCATCGTTTAGAAGTTCTCTTTGCAGAAGCAGAGTATGTAGCCTCAGTGGTCCACGCAAAGGTGCTAGGGACAGAACATGTCCTCTATGCGATCTTGCATGACGGCAATGCCTTGGCAACTCGCATCTTGGAGAGAGCAGGCTTTTCTTATGAAGACCAGAAAGATCAGGTCAGAATTGCTGCTCTTCGTCGTAATCTAGAAGAGCGTGCAGGATGGACAAGAGAAGATCTCAAGGCTTTGCGTCAACGTCATCGCACAGTAACTGACAAGCAAAATTCTATGGCCAATATGATGGGCATGCCTCAAGCTCAAAGTGGCGGTTTAGAGGATTATACTCATGACCTGACGGAGCAAGCGCGTTCTGGCAAGTTAGAGCCAGTTATCGGTCGTGACAAGGAAATCTCGCGTATGATTCAGATTTTGAGTCGGAAGACCAAGAACAATCCTGTCTTGGTTGGAGATGCGGGTGTCGGGAAAACAGCTTTAGCACTTGGGCTTGCCCAGCGTATTGCCAGTGGGGACGTGCCAGCTGAAATGGTCAAGATGCGTGTTCTAGAGCTTGATTTGATGAATGTCGTTGCAGGGACACGTTTCCGTGGTGACTTTGAAGAGCGTATGAACAACATCATCAAGGATATCGAGGAAGATGGCAAAGTGATCCTCTTTATCGATGAACTCCACACCATCATGGGTTCTGGTAGCGGTATTGACTCGACTCTGGATGCAGCCAATATCTTGAAGCCAGCCTTAGCTCGCGGAACTCTGAGAACAGTTGGTGCAACCACTCAGGAAGAATACCAAAAACACATCGAAAAAGATGCTGCCCTTTCTCGTCGTTTTGCAAAAGTGACGATTGAAGAGCCAAGTCTAGCTGACAGTATGACTATTTTGCAAGGTTTGAAGGCTACCTATGAGAAACACCACCGTGTGCAAATCACAGATGAAGCCGTTGAAACAGCTGTCAAGATGGCGCATCGTTACTTGACTAGTCGTCACTTACCAGACTCTGCCATCGATCTATTGGATGAAGCGGCAGCAACCGTTCAAAACAAATCCAAGCATGTGAAAGCAGACGATTCTGGTTTGAGTCCAGCTGACAAGGCACTTATGGATGGCAAGTGGAAACAGGCAGCCCAGCTAATCGCAAAAGAAGAGGAAGTACCTGTCTACAAAGACTTGGTGACAGAGTCTGATATTTTGACTACCTTGAGTCGCTTGTCAGGTATTCCAGTCCAAAAACTGACTCAAACGGATGCTAAGAAATACCTGAACTTGGAAGCTGAACTACACAAACGTGTCATCGGTCAAGATCAAGCTGTTTCAAGTATTAGCCGTGCCATTCGCCGCAACCAGTCAGGGATTCGCAGTCACAAGCGTCCGATTGGTTCCTTTATGTTCCTAGGGCCGACAGGAGTCGGTAAGACCGAATTGGCAAAGGCTCTGGCAGAAGTCCTCTTTGATGACGAATCAGCCCTTATCCGCTTTGATATGAGTGAATACATGGAGAAATTCGCAGCTAGCCGTCTCAATGGAGCACCTCCTGGCTATGTGGGCTACGAGGAAGGTGGGGAGTTGACCGAGAAAGTTCGCAACAAGCCATACTCCGTTCTCCTCTTTGATGAGGTAGAGAAGGCCCACCCAGATATCTTTAATGTCCTCTTGCAGGTTCTGGACGACGGTGTCTTGACAGATAGTAAGGGACGCAAGGTGGACTTTTCAAATACCATTATCATCATGACGTCAAACCTTGGTGCGACGGCTCTTCGTGATGACAAGACGGTCGGATTTGGCGCCAAAGACCTTCGTTTTGACCAGGAAAATATGGAAAAACGAATCTTTGAAGAGTTGAAAAAAGCTTATCGACCAGAGTTTATTAATCGTATTGATGAAAAGGTGGTCTTCCACAGCTTAGATAGCAAACACATGCAAGAAATTGTCAAGATTATGGTGAAACCATTGATTGCTAGCCTCGCTGAGAAGGGCATCGATTTGAAACTGCAAGCTTCAGCGTTGAAGTTACTAGCAAGCCAAGGATATGATCCAGAAATGGGAGCTCGCCCACTTCGCAGAACACTGCAAACAGAAGTGGAAGACAAGTTGGCAGAACTCCTCCTTAAGGGAGAACTGGTAGCAGGCAAGACCCTCAAGATTGGTGTCAAAGCAGGTCAGTTAAAATTTGATATTGCTTAA
- the pnuC gene encoding nicotinamide riboside transporter PnuC, translating into MKTVTKKITQFIENFNNVHAEARKIGFAGIMRLLWKDLFVGRSLFQWLYLIALSSVPLILEFTQNTESHDWLSLFASWTGIVCVILVAEGRASNYLFGAINSAIYLILAMNATFYGEVLTTVYFFVMQPIGLYAWLSNRINEQEKPEESHFEAKKLSVIDWLKYLALTAIIWIGMGLAYQSINSARPFRDSVTDATNGVGQLLMTRLYREQWIFWIATNLFSIYLWWGENIHIQGMYWVYTLNSLVGWYQWTKAVRKEA; encoded by the coding sequence ATGAAAACAGTAACTAAAAAAATCACACAATTTATCGAAAACTTTAACAATGTCCATGCCGAAGCCCGTAAGATTGGTTTTGCAGGAATCATGCGCTTGCTATGGAAAGATCTCTTTGTAGGCCGTAGCCTTTTCCAGTGGTTGTATCTCATCGCCTTGTCGAGTGTTCCCTTGATCTTGGAATTCACTCAAAATACGGAAAGCCATGACTGGTTGAGCTTGTTTGCATCCTGGACTGGGATTGTCTGTGTTATTTTAGTAGCAGAAGGTCGTGCAAGCAATTATCTCTTTGGGGCCATTAACTCAGCAATCTACTTGATCTTGGCCATGAATGCGACTTTTTATGGAGAAGTCTTGACGACTGTTTACTTCTTTGTCATGCAGCCGATTGGTCTCTATGCTTGGCTGTCAAATCGTATCAATGAACAGGAAAAACCAGAAGAATCCCACTTTGAAGCTAAGAAATTATCTGTGATTGACTGGCTCAAGTACTTAGCCTTGACTGCCATTATCTGGATTGGTATGGGCTTGGCTTATCAAAGTATCAATAGCGCTCGCCCTTTCCGTGATAGCGTTACTGATGCGACCAATGGTGTTGGTCAGCTCTTGATGACACGTCTCTACCGTGAGCAATGGATTTTCTGGATTGCAACCAATCTCTTTAGTATTTATCTCTGGTGGGGTGAAAATATTCACATCCAAGGGATGTACTGGGTTTACACACTCAATAGTCTAGTGGGTTGGTACCAATGGACTAAGGCAGTTCGAAAGGAGGCATAA
- a CDS encoding YoaK family protein, with amino-acid sequence MADKLILPQNTRLMGVFLGFVGGSLDVFCHIQYHSLVATQTGNILLLISDWHDSNVINTMLRFCSIIFFSLGFLFALHMKEYRKTAYWRVKMLLPLFIGTLILPFFSRFPLLEVPFIAFGTGMMMLTFTGSLIEDHPYVIFMTSGNYRKMLTALYRIARREGNIQEYRRQALNYGIVVGSFIVGAISLAVLMHFLHEWSVWIISLNLFLIMSYYIARVKRLDLQDENI; translated from the coding sequence ATGGCAGATAAATTAATCTTACCTCAAAACACACGACTGATGGGAGTATTTCTTGGGTTTGTAGGTGGTTCTTTGGATGTGTTTTGCCATATTCAATACCATAGTTTGGTAGCGACACAGACAGGGAATATTCTCCTACTTATATCTGACTGGCACGACTCAAATGTCATCAATACGATGCTGCGATTCTGCTCCATTATTTTCTTTTCTCTAGGATTTCTGTTTGCATTGCACATGAAAGAATACCGCAAAACGGCCTACTGGCGGGTTAAGATGTTGCTCCCCTTATTTATCGGGACCCTTATTTTGCCTTTCTTTTCACGATTTCCTCTATTAGAAGTTCCTTTTATTGCTTTTGGAACAGGAATGATGATGCTAACATTTACGGGTAGTTTGATAGAAGATCATCCCTATGTCATTTTTATGACGTCTGGAAATTACCGAAAGATGTTGACCGCTTTGTATCGCATCGCTAGAAGAGAAGGAAATATCCAAGAATACCGTCGTCAGGCCTTAAATTATGGGATTGTTGTGGGAAGTTTCATAGTGGGGGCAATCAGCTTGGCTGTATTGATGCATTTTCTTCATGAATGGTCTGTTTGGATTATCAGCCTCAATTTGTTTTTGATTATGTCCTACTATATAGCTAGAGTGAAGCGATTAGATTTACAAGATGAAAACATATAA
- a CDS encoding AAA family ATPase: MKKKTAVVFGTFAPLHQGHIDLIQRAKRQCDQVWVVVSGYEGDRGEQVGLSLQKRFRYIREAFRDDELTSVCKLDETNLPRYPMGWQEWLDQMLAEISYDETQQELTFFVGEEEYQQELSKRGFGTVLQERKFGISATMIRENPSKYWKYIAQPFRRQFTKKVLIMGSASNGKTTLAKDLARYYDAPVSLEYAREYQIKNNVRDDELTPKDYYYLLLGQYDQTSKLIDSNANRGLVIADTNSLVTKGYYDYYMETEDQGDLSGETFDNLFVSILAKEKWDLILFVQPVGSYVNDGFRDMTMAEDHIRYSFSQHLDQMRERYLTTIPLVYLAEDYLGNYEAAKVAIDAIYQAD, translated from the coding sequence ATGAAAAAGAAAACAGCAGTGGTATTTGGGACCTTTGCCCCTCTCCATCAAGGGCATATCGATCTGATCCAGCGAGCGAAGCGTCAGTGTGACCAGGTCTGGGTAGTCGTGTCAGGCTATGAGGGAGACCGAGGTGAGCAGGTAGGTTTAAGTCTGCAAAAACGATTTCGCTATATCAGAGAGGCTTTTCGTGATGACGAATTGACCTCTGTCTGCAAGCTGGATGAGACCAACCTTCCCCGTTACCCTATGGGCTGGCAGGAGTGGTTGGACCAGATGTTAGCGGAGATTTCCTATGATGAAACTCAGCAAGAACTGACTTTCTTTGTGGGAGAAGAAGAATACCAGCAAGAGTTATCTAAGCGTGGATTTGGCACTGTCTTGCAAGAAAGAAAGTTTGGTATCTCAGCGACTATGATTAGAGAAAATCCAAGCAAATATTGGAAATACATCGCTCAACCCTTCCGACGTCAGTTTACAAAGAAAGTCTTGATTATGGGAAGTGCCAGTAATGGGAAGACTACTCTAGCCAAGGATTTGGCAAGGTATTACGATGCGCCCGTTAGTCTGGAATACGCGCGTGAGTACCAGATCAAAAACAATGTCCGCGACGATGAATTGACTCCAAAGGATTATTATTATCTCCTTTTAGGGCAGTATGACCAGACCTCCAAGTTAATCGATAGCAATGCCAATCGAGGTCTAGTGATAGCCGATACCAACTCCTTGGTAACCAAGGGCTACTATGACTATTACATGGAGACTGAGGACCAAGGGGATTTATCAGGAGAAACCTTTGACAATCTCTTTGTTTCAATCTTGGCCAAGGAAAAATGGGACTTGATTCTCTTCGTGCAACCTGTCGGTTCCTATGTCAATGACGGATTTAGAGATATGACCATGGCAGAAGACCACATTCGCTACAGTTTTTCCCAGCATTTGGATCAGATGAGAGAGCGATATTTAACCACCATCCCACTAGTTTATCTAGCTGAGGATTATCTAGGTAATTATGAAGCAGCAAAAGTGGCTATCGATGCTATTTACCAAGCAGATTAG
- the dltA gene encoding D-alanine--poly(phosphoribitol) ligase subunit DltA: MSNKPIKDMIETIEHFAQTQPTYPVYNVLGQEHTYGDLKADSDSLAAAIDQLGLPEKSPVVVFGGQEYEMLATFVALTKSGHAYIPIDSHSALERVSAIVEVAEPSLIIAISDFPLEQTSTPMLNLEQVHEAFAQASSYDMIHPVKGDDNYYIIFTSGTTGKPKGVQISHDNLLSFTNWMITDKEFATPSRPQMLAQPPYSFDLSVMYWAPTLALGGTLFALPSDITQDFKKLFATIFSLPIAIWTSTPSFADMAMLSEDFNSEKMPGITHFYFDGEELTVKTAQKLRERFPNARIINAYGPTEATVALSAVAVTDEMLKTLKRLPIGYTKADSPTFIIDEEGKKVPNGEQGEIIVSGPAVSKGYMNNPEKTAEAFFEFEGLPAYHTGDVGTMTDEGLLLYGGRMDFQIKFNGYRIELEDVSQNLNKSRFIESAVAVPRYNKDHKVQNLLAYVILKDGVRQQFERDIDITKAIKEDLADIMMSYMMPSKFLYRDSLPLTSNGKIDIKGLINEVNSR, from the coding sequence GTGTCTAATAAACCGATAAAAGATATGATTGAAACGATTGAGCACTTTGCTCAAACGCAACCAACATATCCTGTCTACAATGTTTTAGGTCAAGAACATACTTATGGTGATCTGAAGGCTGATTCGGATAGTTTGGCTGCAGCTATCGACCAACTAGGTTTGCCTGAGAAATCTCCAGTCGTCGTTTTTGGTGGTCAGGAATATGAGATGTTGGCTACCTTTGTAGCGCTAACTAAGTCAGGTCATGCCTACATTCCAATTGATAGCCATTCGGCCTTGGAACGAGTTTCTGCTATCGTAGAAGTTGCAGAGCCAAGCTTGATTATTGCCATCTCAGATTTTCCATTAGAGCAAACTAGCACACCGATGCTGAATTTGGAGCAAGTCCATGAAGCTTTTGCTCAAGCTTCCAGCTACGATATGATCCATCCAGTCAAGGGAGATGACAACTACTATATCATTTTTACTTCTGGTACGACTGGTAAGCCTAAGGGGGTGCAGATTTCTCATGACAATCTCCTCAGCTTTACCAACTGGATGATTACAGATAAGGAATTTGCGACGCCAAGTCGTCCGCAAATGCTGGCTCAGCCACCTTATTCTTTTGACCTATCTGTCATGTACTGGGCACCGACTTTGGCACTTGGTGGCACGCTTTTCGCTCTTCCTTCAGACATTACTCAGGACTTCAAAAAACTCTTTGCAACTATCTTTTCACTTCCAATCGCTATCTGGACCTCAACGCCTTCTTTTGCAGATATGGCCATGTTGTCAGAAGACTTTAATAGTGAGAAAATGCCAGGAATCACGCATTTCTACTTTGATGGTGAAGAATTGACGGTCAAAACAGCTCAAAAACTGCGTGAGCGTTTCCCAAATGCTCGTATTATCAATGCCTACGGTCCAACAGAAGCGACAGTAGCCCTGTCAGCTGTTGCCGTGACAGACGAGATGTTGAAGACTCTCAAACGCCTGCCAATCGGCTATACCAAGGCTGATTCTCCGACCTTTATCATTGATGAGGAAGGTAAGAAAGTTCCTAATGGTGAACAGGGAGAAATCATCGTTTCTGGGCCAGCTGTTTCAAAAGGCTATATGAATAATCCTGAAAAAACAGCAGAAGCTTTCTTTGAGTTCGAAGGTCTTCCAGCCTACCACACAGGGGATGTAGGAACTATGACAGATGAGGGCTTGCTTCTCTATGGTGGACGCATGGATTTCCAGATTAAGTTTAATGGTTATCGCATTGAGCTTGAAGATGTCTCTCAAAACCTCAACAAATCTCGCTTTATCGAGTCTGCTGTTGCTGTCCCACGTTATAACAAGGACCACAAGGTACAAAATCTACTGGCCTATGTCATCCTAAAGGACGGTGTCCGTCAGCAGTTTGAGCGTGATATCGATATTACCAAGGCTATTAAGGAAGATCTAGCAGATATCATGATGTCTTATATGATGCCGTCTAAGTTTCTCTATCGAGACAGTTTACCGCTAACGTCTAATGGTAAGATTGACATCAAGGGCTTGATCAATGAGGTAAACAGCCGATGA
- a CDS encoding teichoic acid D-Ala incorporation-associated protein DltX yields MKKQRNLHVFLGRTALYFVILLGLLYFFSYLGQSQGTFIYNEF; encoded by the coding sequence ATGAAAAAACAACGAAATTTACATGTATTCTTAGGCCGGACGGCTCTATATTTTGTAATCTTACTTGGTTTGCTTTATTTTTTTAGTTACCTTGGTCAGAGCCAAGGCACCTTTATTTATAATGAGTTCTAG
- the dltC gene encoding D-alanine--poly(phosphoribitol) ligase subunit DltC, producing MDIKSEVIEIIDELFMEDVSDMMDEDLFDAGVLDSMGTVELIVEIENRFDIRVPVTEFGRDDWNTANKIVEGITELKNA from the coding sequence ATGGATATCAAATCAGAAGTTATTGAAATTATTGATGAGTTGTTTATGGAAGATGTTTCTGACATGATGGATGAAGATCTTTTTGATGCCGGTGTCTTGGATAGCATGGGAACGGTTGAATTGATTGTGGAGATTGAAAACCGTTTTGACATTCGTGTTCCAGTGACGGAGTTCGGTCGTGATGACTGGAATACGGCTAATAAAATCGTAGAAGGCATTACGGAGTTGAAGAATGCTTAA
- a CDS encoding CtsR family transcriptional regulator, protein MRFKNTSDHIEAYIKAILDQSGIVELQRGQLADTFQVVPSQINYVIKTRFTESRGYLVESKRGGGGYIRIGRIEFSSHHEMLRDLLYSIGERVSQEIYEDILQLLVEQDLMTKQEMTLLTSVATDRVLGEESSVVRANMLRQLLQEVDRKEK, encoded by the coding sequence ATGAGATTTAAAAATACATCAGATCATATCGAAGCCTATATCAAGGCTATTTTAGACCAATCTGGTATCGTGGAATTGCAACGGGGCCAGTTAGCAGATACCTTTCAGGTTGTACCGAGCCAGATCAACTATGTCATCAAGACCCGCTTTACGGAAAGCAGAGGTTACTTGGTTGAGAGCAAGCGTGGTGGCGGAGGCTACATTCGCATAGGGCGGATTGAATTTTCCAGTCATCATGAGATGCTCCGCGATTTGCTTTACTCGATTGGTGAGCGAGTTAGTCAGGAGATTTACGAGGATATTCTCCAGCTTTTGGTGGAGCAGGACTTGATGACCAAGCAGGAAATGACCTTGCTGACTTCAGTAGCAACGGATCGTGTCCTAGGAGAAGAATCCTCAGTTGTCCGTGCCAATATGCTCCGACAGCTATTACAAGAGGTAGATAGAAAAGAGAAGTAA
- the hslO gene encoding Hsp33 family molecular chaperone HslO codes for MDKIIKTISESGAFRAFVLDSTETVRTAQEKHQTQASSTVALGRTLIASQILAANEKGNTKLTVKVLGTSSLGAIITVADTKGNVKGYVQNPGVDIKKTATGEVLVGPFVGNGQFLVITDYGTGNPYNSMTPLISGEIGEDLAYYLTESQQTPSAVGLNVLLDKDDKVKVAGGFLLQVLPGAKEEEIARFEKRIQEMPAISTLLESDDHIEALLKAIYGDESYKRLSEEEIRFQCDCNKDRFMNALASLPSSDLEEMKEEDHGAEITCQFCQTTYNFDENDLEELIRDKS; via the coding sequence ATGGATAAAATTATTAAAACTATATCAGAAAGCGGAGCCTTTCGTGCTTTTGTCCTTGATAGCACTGAAACCGTCCGCACTGCTCAAGAAAAACATCAAACTCAAGCTAGTTCAACTGTTGCACTTGGCCGTACCCTTATCGCTAGCCAAATTCTCGCAGCCAATGAAAAAGGAAATACCAAGCTAACAGTTAAAGTTCTTGGAACCAGCTCTCTCGGTGCCATCATCACGGTCGCAGATACCAAGGGTAACGTCAAAGGCTACGTTCAAAATCCTGGTGTTGACATCAAAAAGACTGCAACGGGTGAAGTCCTAGTCGGTCCTTTTGTCGGAAATGGTCAATTTCTCGTTATCACAGACTATGGTACTGGAAATCCTTACAACTCCATGACTCCCCTCATCTCTGGAGAAATCGGTGAAGATTTGGCATACTACCTGACAGAAAGCCAACAAACCCCTTCAGCAGTCGGCCTCAATGTTCTTTTGGATAAAGACGACAAGGTCAAAGTTGCCGGAGGTTTCCTTCTCCAAGTATTGCCAGGGGCCAAGGAAGAAGAGATTGCCCGCTTTGAAAAACGCATCCAAGAAATGCCCGCTATCTCAACCCTTCTGGAAAGCGATGACCATATCGAAGCCCTCCTCAAGGCCATCTATGGTGACGAATCTTACAAACGTCTATCTGAAGAAGAAATCCGTTTCCAATGTGACTGCAACAAAGACCGTTTTATGAACGCTCTTGCCAGCCTTCCAAGCTCAGACCTTGAAGAAATGAAAGAGGAAGACCACGGGGCAGAAATCACTTGTCAATTCTGCCAAACAACTTATAACTTTGATGAAAACGACCTGGAGGAACTCATTCGTGACAAATCTTAA